The genomic stretch GATAGGGCAGCAGGAAATGGTACGTCTCGTCGTCCACGTCACTCGGATAGCCTTGCCGGACCATTCCTCATTCTGCTAGCCCCAGAGTCCGCGCCTTCAACTTGGATTGCCTTCTATCCAGCCTCTAAGGCAGCGCACTCACCTCCACACCGATCTCCGATCCTGGCAGAACAACAGCCTTGCCAGCCGGTTGCCTCGCTGGCTTACATCCGCCTCGAACCGCGAGGCTGTGCTATCCGCCCTCCAGAAATTGCGGCGTAAAGGCGTCCAGGAAAGCAACAACCGCCAGACCACGTGTTAGTTCGACCCATCCTTGTGCCCGCCACAGCATCCGACCGACCACGGGAGCGGGGCCGGTGCTTTTCCAGCGCCGATCACCGGGGGAGGGAGGAGGCGAGGACGGGCCTCCCGTGGCCGCCCCTGCTGGGAATTGGCCTTACCAGATGAATAGAGTTATCGCGCTTTACTGGATTCCTGTTGGTCGTTTGGCTTCCGCACACCGAAAGGATGACCGGTCAGCATGGCGGAGAGGGCGTTGACCAGGAACGCCCCGAGCGTGAAGAGGAGGCTGTTGCGAAAACGACGTGATTTCGGAGTCTGAGTCATCTGCAAGCCAGCATACGACCGCGACCCGGAAAAACCATTGAAAGGAAATGACCACTTGGTCTCTTGTCTAACCCAGTTTGGAGCAAGTCTCCGAACGCCATTGGCGTCCTCTCCCCTCCCCCGGCCTGAGACGGGTGCCGAACCCAAACGCGGAGCGCAGGCAGGGCCGTGCGGAGTTCCGGATGAGGACCGCTTGCGGGTAGTGAAGACGCGCGGGCCATTCGGACGCGGCGGGACGCCGACCTGAAGGCTCCACCTCTGGTGGGGCTTCACGAGATACACGGGGGGCAGAATTGGCTCTGCCAGCAGCAGGTCTCGTCCTCCCACTCCACGTGCCTCCGCTACAGAACTTGGCGCGAAGTGGGAGCGGGTCCCCTGAGGCCACAGGTCCGCATGGATACGGACTCCCGGAACAACAGCCCTACAAGGGTCCAGCCCTCTGCCGTGTTGAATATCCACATGTTCATCCATCTGTGTTTTTATCCATATGAATAGCCATCATTCTCGACTTTTGAGAGGTGGTATGTCTATCCACCCAGACTCTTGCACTTCTACACCCCCACACGCTTGGCAGTTCAGGCATTCAAACGCCCAACCTTCTGGACGTCTGGTAGGATGACGGCATGATCGTGACGGTCGCTGGCTACAAGGGCGGGGTGGGTAAGACCACCACTGCGGTTCATCTTGCGGCGTATCTCAACCACCGGGGACCGACGCTGCTCGTCGACGGTGACCTCAACCGCAGCGCCACCCTGTGGAGCCGCAACGGGGGAGACGTCCTGCCCTTCAAGGTGGTGCCCGAGCAACAGCTCGCGCGCTTCGCCCGGCAGTTCGAGCACATCGTGATCGACACGGCCGCACGGCCCTCCAGCGACGAGCTGCGCGACCTCGCGGGCGGCTGTGATCTGCTGGTGTTGCCCACCAATCCCGAGGCGATGAGCCTCGACGCGATGCTGCAAACCACCAAGGGCCTTCAGAGCATCGGCGCGGACGGTCACAACTACCGGGTGCTGCTCACGCTCGTGCCGCCCCGGCCTGCCACGGACGGCGAGGCGGCGCGTGCCCTGCTGAAGGAAGTGGGCCTCCCGATGTTCCGGGCGGAGGTCCGGCGCACGTCCGCCTTCACCAACGCGAGCGCTGCGGGCGTCCTCGTGCGCGACGTGCGCAGCAAGGGTGGGCGACTCGGATGGATGGACTACGAACACGTCGGCGACGAGCTGATGAAGGTGGTGGACGCATGACCAAGAGCAAATTCTCTGGACTTGCAGACCTGCACCGGGACCGCACAAACGAGGAGCCTGAAGCGGAGGCTCTAGTCTCTGCTACCCCGCCCCCGGCCCCAGTCTCGGCGCGGCAGGGGAGGGCACGGGGCAAGAGTTCTTCGGGCGAGTACCAGAAAACGACCATTCTGCTGCACTCGGACGTGTATCACGCGGTGCAGACCAAGCTCCTGTCCACCAACCGCGGCAAGGCCGTGGCAGACAAAAAAGACATGAGCGACGTGGTGAACGACCTGCTGAGGGCCTGGAGCAAGAAAGCAGACGTATGAACATCTATATGGATAGGTGGAGGGAGGCTCAGGCGTATGTACGGCCAAACGCCGCGCCGGGAGGTGCCGGGCACCGTCGCGCACACCGCTCCCGGGGGAGGGGAGACCTGGTAGCTGGTTGCGGAGGCCTCCACACGTGCTAGTCACCCCCCTCGAAGAAAGCGACACGCTGGAAATGAAGCGCGAGTGGTCGGGGCGCATGAAAGGGCTCGAAGACCTGGCCGCCTTTGCCAATACTCACGGCGGCACCCTGGTGATCGGGGTGGACGACGATGGGGAGACGGTGTTCGGCTTCGACCCGAGCGACGGAGAGCTGCGCGCCCTGCTCGCGGAAGTCGTCGACCAACTTCGCCTCACGCCTGAGGTGCGGCGGGTACCCACACCGGAGGGCCGCCGCGTCGTCACGCTCGCCGTCCGGCCCGCGCCGACCCTGGTGGCTTACCGGGGCCGCTACCTCACCCGGGTAGGCAGCACCAACCGCGACATGACGCCCGACGAGGTGGCCCGGCGCGCCCTCGACCTCAGCGGCCAGTCGTGGGACGCCCTGCCCGGCCCGACGACGTTTCCCCCCGGCCGGGAGCATCCAGAGTTGCAGCCCAGCGCCGTGAGCGCGTTCCTGCGGCTCGCCCGGCGGCGCCTGCCCCACGCCTCCCCCGACGACTCTCCGCGGGAGGTGCTGGAGCACCTGCGCCTCGTGCGCGAGGACCGCCCGAACCGCGCGGCCTACCTGCTGTTCGGGCGCCGCCCACAGGACGTAGCCAGCGGAGCGGTGGTGCAGGTCGCACACTTCAAGGAAGGACGTCTGTTGAATGACCGCACGCTGGAGGGCACCGTGCTCCAGCAACTGCAAGACACGCTCGACACGCTGCGCTCCTATCTCGGTGTGGGCTACCAGGTCGGCGACCGGGCCGCCATCGAGGGTGATCCGTCGCTGAGCCTGCTGGAGCGCCTGCAACGCGCCGAGCAGTGGCCGTACCCGCTGGAGGCGTTGCGCGAGGCGCTCGTCAACGCCCTGATTCACCGGGAATACACGCGCTCCGACCGCATTCAAGTGCGGGTGTTCGAGAACGAACTCGACGTGTGGAGCCCAGGCGGCCTGCCCGCGGGCCTCACCATCGAGACCCTGCGGGATGAGCGCCACCCGTCCCGATTGCGCAACCCGCACGTCGCCGAGGCGTTCTACCTGATGGACCTCGTCGAACGCTGGGGCACGGGAACCACCCGGATGGTCCGCGCCTGCCGGGAGCGGGGGTTGCCCGAGCCGGTCTTCGCGGAGGACAGCGGTGGGGTGCGCGTGACCTTTCGGCATGCTCCGGCGCAGGGTCAGCAGGGCCTCAACGCCCGGCAGCTTCAGGCCCTCGCCTACGTTCGGGAGCGGGGGAGCATCACGAATACCGAGTACCGCACCCTGACGGGCGCGAGTGACCGCACCGCCTCACAAGACCTCAGGGCGCTGCTCGACGCCAGGCTGTTGCGCCGCGAAGGACAGGGACGGGGCACCCGGTATCGCCTCGACGACCCGTCCAACCCGCAGTAATGTCGCCAGGAACCCGCAATCCCGCATGCGGGATTGCGGGTTAGCACGGTTGTGTACCCAACACCTGGGGCGAAACAGCTAAGCCGTCTCGCCCGCTCGGCTTCCGCTTCCCTCAACCACCACCGCTCCCTGGTCAAATCATCAGGTATAAGGCGACTTATGCCTGACGTTGACTCTGTGGGGAAGCTGGCCGTCTACCGGGGGGACCTCCTGGCCTTAAGTCGGGAGTGGACGGGCCTGCATGACGAGGAACTCCGGCGGCGGGCGGTCCGGGCGGCAGGGGAGAGGGACGTGGCGGCCCTGGTCCGTCTGACGACCGCGTACCTGGCACACGCCGGTGGGTCGGGGGTGCTGACCAGCCAACACACGGTGGTGGCCTACCAACGCGGGGTCCGGCAGTTCCTGGCTTGGGCGAACGGGCAGGCGGTCAACCTCCTGCGTCCCGGGCGCCACGACGGGCAGAGTTACGTGAACGGGTTGCTCGCGGCCGGACGGGCGCCCGCCGGGGTCTCGCAACGGGTGGCCGCCGCCGCCGCCCTCTACCGGGCCTTGCGCTGGGCGGGGGCCTGCGACGTGACTCCCTTTCAGGACGTGCGGGTGCCTCAGGACAAGACGCCGGGCATCGTGAAGCGGCCACCCTATTCCGAGGACGAGATGCACGACGTGCTGCGAGTGGCCGATACCCAGGCCCGCTTCCTGCTGCTGCTCTGTGCTCACGGCGGCCTACGAATCAGCGAAGCGCTGGCCTTGAGGTGGGAGGAGTTGGACGAGAGCGCCCGGCGCCTGCACGTCACCCTGGGCAAGGGCCGCAGGCAGCGGGTGGTGGCGCTGAGCACCTCTCTGGCACGGGCGGCACGGGACTACCGGGCGGAGTACGGGCCTGGCGGCAGGGAACATCTGGACGGCAACCGCACCACGGGCCCGGACCGGGTGTTCCGCTTCTCGGACACGGAGACGGCGCGCTACCACCTGGGCAAGGCGTTCCGGGCAGCGGGGGTGAGGTTCCGGGGCTTTCACCCGGGGCGCAAATACGCGGGCACCCGGCTGCTGGGGCAGGTCAAGGACTTCGGACGGGTCGCGGCCCACCTCGGGCATGAGAGCGTGGACACCACCCGGCGTGGTTATGCGGCCCTCCCTGTTGACGATCTGAAAAATGACCTGATCGGGTGGTGAGGGTGTTCTGATCCCACCTAGAAATGGCGAGACAAGGCCTTTTTTCGTGTAGGCGATCTCCTCGCAGGACTCCCTACTTGGGGAGCGGACAAGATCCGATACTGGTAGCGAGTTCAGGGATGCACACTGGGCCATGAGCCTGCGTCCTGAACCCCTCGGCGAGATTCTCGAAGACACCGCTCGCGTGGCCTGTGGGGCACTCCCCACAGGCCACGCCATCATGCGGCTTTGTGACGCATTGTTTCCCTCAACCAGCGCAGGCGGGCGGCCCTTTACCTGGTTTTGACGGGAAGCTGAAGGTATGAGGCGCGAGGTCCACCCGTGTGGATGACGTGCTGCCCGCTGTTCTGCGCCACGTAGTCACGGACCCCCGGCATCATCGGTCCCTGCGGTCGCTGCGCGCTGATGACCCGCCTCTTCCGGCGCCGTCAGGGCCCACACCCACCACGCCACCCCCCAGGCGGAGTGAGGTGCCCCCCCGACCTGGCCCGGCGGAACGACGGTGACAGGAGCAGCGGACGAGACGGGAAGGAGAAGCGCGGTCAGGAGGACGAGGGCAGAACGCATCCCACCGAACCTAGCGGACGCTCCAGGACCGGTGGGCTGAAGTTATCTCCGGTCTGGTCGACCTGAAGGGGGGGAGGGGACCACCGGCGGTTTTTCAGGCTCAGCGTTCGTCGCCGGAACGCAATCGCCTACGCAGCGCCTCGACAAATTCGTTCCACTCGCCCCGGGCCCGCGCTGCCGTCGCCCGGCGGGAGAGGTCCGTCGCCAGAAGGGTCCCCGCGACCGCCTGCGCCTCCAGCCGCGCGAGGTCCTCGGCACTCAACACCCGGCGGAGCATCAGCAGCAGGGCGCCGCGTTCCTCCCGCCACTGCTCGGCGGGGGGCAGCCGGGAGGTCGCCTCGCGCTGGGCCGCGACCGCCCGTTCGGCCTCGCGCTCGGCCTGCTGCTGCCGCTCCAGAACCGCGGAAGCGTGCGCCGCCTGAATCCCGGGATCGGTCGGGCTGCTGGGCTCGAACTCGTACTTCGCCCGGTTCACCAGGAAGTCGGCCAGGAGACCCCCCGGATTGCGAATCGGAGTGCCCCCCGCCAGTCGGCGATAGCGCAGGAACTCCACGGCCTCGTGGATGCGGTCGGCGTGGTCACGGGCGAGCTGCACCGCCCGGGGCCCCCCCACGCCCTGCTCGCGCAGCAGCCGGACCAGCCCGGGGTCGGGATCCGCCTTCGTCACGTACAGGTATTCCAGCACTGTCGCCTGCCCGCGCCCCGTCATCCGGAGGTCACTCAGGTAGTTGTTGGCGATCAACTCCTCGTGGGCGGGCTCCAGGGCCCGGCGAATCTTGTCGGTGTCGGTACTGCTGATCCCGCAGGCAGCCCGCCAGTCCATCAGGTTGACGGTGAGAGACGACCGGATGCTGCCCTCGTCGTCGTACCGGTGCGCCTCCGACAACCGGTAGAGGGCGCGCGAGGGAGGTTGCTCCAGACGCTCGAGCACCGTGCGGTTCAGGGGGTGCATGAATCCGGCCCGCAGGCTCTCGGCAACGGGTGTGCCCAGCCGCACGCTGAGGGTGCTGTCTGGCACCAGCTCCGGTGGGTCGCTGACGCTCTCCTGGTCCCAAAAGCGAATCTGGTCGACCACCCGAAAGGCGTCGTTGAAACGCACGGCACTGCCGTCGGGCCGTCGCCAGCCCTCGCTGACGATGAAGCCGGTGGACCAGATGCGCAGCAGGCCCTCGCGCATCCGGTGGAAGGCCCGGCCATTCTTAGTCATCAGCGAGGCCTCGCGCAGGGCATTCGCGCTGGTGTGCACCCAGTTGTCCTCGGGGGCCCCCTGCTGGAGAAACAGTTGCTGCAACCCCAGCACCAGGTCCGCGTCGGCCCCATGCGGGCGGCCCCGGCTGGAATCCCCCTGCACCCGGACGGCGCGGCCCCCGATCACGAACGCGGACTGCCAGCTCGACGACTCACCCAGGCGGGCCTGAATGCTGAACAGGCCGAGCCGGTCGAGGTTTCGCTCGATCTGGGGGGTCGTGGGCCTGAGGCGTTTTCTGTTCATGTTGTTTTTTACTTCTTTAAAGATAAAAGAAAACAACAACAGGGAAGGGCCCTCCCGGCGTCCTGGACGCTGTTTTCACGCCATTTCCCCCCCAAGGTATCCCAGGAGCCCGGTCATTTCCCCCAAAGGTATCCCAGAAGGAAGCCCTCTTTCCCCCGAAGGTGTCTCACCTCCCGGGTTTTGAATAGGAGGATGCTAAACGTGTCTGAGACGGGGAAAATTCGCTTCCCCCAAAGGTGTCCCAGCTTGGCGCTCCCTCCTTCCCCCAAAGGTATCCCAGTCGAGGGGGGCTTTTCCCCCGGAAGTATCCCAGGTGGATCTGGCCTGTCTGGGCGTGAGTTTTCCCGACTGGAACGGGATTTCTCAACACCCTGGCGCGGCCCTCCCCCAAAAGTGTCCCACCTTCAGGGAGGTTGGAAGAACGCCTGCCTGGCCTGGCTGTTGACGGGATCGCACTGGGGCGCAACGACGAGGCCAGTGTCATGCGGAGGACTCCTCTGTGCCGTGCTCAGGTGTCCCGCGTGGGCCTTGCCCTGAGAGACGGAGGCACATGCTTTCTCAGAAGGACAGTTCG from Deinococcus planocerae encodes the following:
- a CDS encoding ParA family protein; this encodes MIVTVAGYKGGVGKTTTAVHLAAYLNHRGPTLLVDGDLNRSATLWSRNGGDVLPFKVVPEQQLARFARQFEHIVIDTAARPSSDELRDLAGGCDLLVLPTNPEAMSLDAMLQTTKGLQSIGADGHNYRVLLTLVPPRPATDGEAARALLKEVGLPMFRAEVRRTSAFTNASAAGVLVRDVRSKGGRLGWMDYEHVGDELMKVVDA
- a CDS encoding ATP-binding protein, with protein sequence MLVTPLEESDTLEMKREWSGRMKGLEDLAAFANTHGGTLVIGVDDDGETVFGFDPSDGELRALLAEVVDQLRLTPEVRRVPTPEGRRVVTLAVRPAPTLVAYRGRYLTRVGSTNRDMTPDEVARRALDLSGQSWDALPGPTTFPPGREHPELQPSAVSAFLRLARRRLPHASPDDSPREVLEHLRLVREDRPNRAAYLLFGRRPQDVASGAVVQVAHFKEGRLLNDRTLEGTVLQQLQDTLDTLRSYLGVGYQVGDRAAIEGDPSLSLLERLQRAEQWPYPLEALREALVNALIHREYTRSDRIQVRVFENELDVWSPGGLPAGLTIETLRDERHPSRLRNPHVAEAFYLMDLVERWGTGTTRMVRACRERGLPEPVFAEDSGGVRVTFRHAPAQGQQGLNARQLQALAYVRERGSITNTEYRTLTGASDRTASQDLRALLDARLLRREGQGRGTRYRLDDPSNPQ
- a CDS encoding tyrosine-type recombinase/integrase, which produces MPDVDSVGKLAVYRGDLLALSREWTGLHDEELRRRAVRAAGERDVAALVRLTTAYLAHAGGSGVLTSQHTVVAYQRGVRQFLAWANGQAVNLLRPGRHDGQSYVNGLLAAGRAPAGVSQRVAAAAALYRALRWAGACDVTPFQDVRVPQDKTPGIVKRPPYSEDEMHDVLRVADTQARFLLLLCAHGGLRISEALALRWEELDESARRLHVTLGKGRRQRVVALSTSLARAARDYRAEYGPGGREHLDGNRTTGPDRVFRFSDTETARYHLGKAFRAAGVRFRGFHPGRKYAGTRLLGQVKDFGRVAAHLGHESVDTTRRGYAALPVDDLKNDLIGW
- a CDS encoding replication initiator protein A — encoded protein: MNRKRLRPTTPQIERNLDRLGLFSIQARLGESSSWQSAFVIGGRAVRVQGDSSRGRPHGADADLVLGLQQLFLQQGAPEDNWVHTSANALREASLMTKNGRAFHRMREGLLRIWSTGFIVSEGWRRPDGSAVRFNDAFRVVDQIRFWDQESVSDPPELVPDSTLSVRLGTPVAESLRAGFMHPLNRTVLERLEQPPSRALYRLSEAHRYDDEGSIRSSLTVNLMDWRAACGISSTDTDKIRRALEPAHEELIANNYLSDLRMTGRGQATVLEYLYVTKADPDPGLVRLLREQGVGGPRAVQLARDHADRIHEAVEFLRYRRLAGGTPIRNPGGLLADFLVNRAKYEFEPSSPTDPGIQAAHASAVLERQQQAEREAERAVAAQREATSRLPPAEQWREERGALLLMLRRVLSAEDLARLEAQAVAGTLLATDLSRRATAARARGEWNEFVEALRRRLRSGDER